In one Nicotiana sylvestris chromosome 8, ASM39365v2, whole genome shotgun sequence genomic region, the following are encoded:
- the LOC104241237 gene encoding pentatricopeptide repeat-containing protein At1g06710, mitochondrial produces the protein MTFTCHLTPRYRPELRFHKPLKPLSRRMTIRLFRYARFVGHPFKISSRFICSENNLVSLVDPELRFPENESFQQEKKMGGSFSVQEMDSILGAEVISKDEIGKFSDDAFLIINAIRKGNDGFGERTERVVRHFREKLNPGLVVDVLRNIHNPELGVKFFMWAGRQIGYVHNASVYDALLDVIGCDVPLHFVQDIGKDDREVLGKLLNVLISKCCRNGLWDLALQELGRLKNFGYKPSAATYSALIQVFLQVNRLETASLIYKEMSALNFKMDKRTLNSFTRSLCKVGKWREGLDLIDKEEFVPDTVIYTNMISGLCEGSLFEEAMNFLNIMRTSSCIPNRVTYEVLLCALLNRKKLGRVKRVLNLMISEGCYPGQKIFNSLVHAYCRSGDYWYAYKLLKKMDGCGCKPGYVVYNILIGGICGIEELPSKDVLELAEDVYNEMLNARQVLNKVNVVNFARCLCGFGKYEEAFNVIKEMMSKGFIPDVSTYSKVIGFLCNASKVDKAFLLFQEMMRNGIIPDVYTYTILIDSFCKSGLIQQAHNWFNEMIEKGCTPNVVTYTAIIHAYLKQRQISDANELFELMLMQGCVPNIVTFTALIDGYCKAGHIEKACQIYARMKGSLDTAEVESYFKVDLDGNKEPNVVTYGAMIDGLCKAHRVKEARNLLDVMLMEGCEPNHIVYDALIDGLCKVGKLDDAQEIFTKMSECGYSPSVYTYSSLIDRLFKDNRLDLAIKVLSKMLESSCRPNVVIYTEMVDGFCKVGKIDEAYKLMLMMEEKGCHPNVVTYTAMIDGFGKAGKVSKCLELIERMGNKGCAPNYITYSVAIKHCCAAGLLDEALQLLEEMKQISWPKHMASHRKVIEGLEREYLISLGLLEDMGNKNSLPIIPVYRVLIDSYQKAGRLEFAVELLKETSSSLPFSNLDKKMYSSLIECLSVSNKVELAFELYVDMIKKGAVPELTDFVNLIKGLVSMNRWENALELSQSLYYMLHASKSTTIRLL, from the exons ATGACTTTCACTTGTCATTTAACACCACGCTATCGTCCGGAACTGAGATTCCATAAACCCCTTAAACCCCTTAGCCGTAGAATGACCATAAGGCTCTTCAGATATGCTCGTTTTGTTGGTCATCCTTTCAAAATCTCTTCAAGATTCATATGCTCCGAGAATAACCTTGTTTCATTGGTAGACCCAGAACTGAGATTCCCAGAAAATGAATCTTTTCAACAAGAAAAGAAGATGGGTGGTTCATTTTCAGTCCAAGAAATGGATTCAATCTTGGGTGCTGAAGTTATCTCCAAAGATGAGATTGGTAAGTTTTCAGATGATGCTTTCTTGATTATAAATGCTATAAGGAAGGGTAATGATGGGTTTGGAGAGAGAACTGAGAGAGTTGTTAGGCATTTTAGGGAAAAGCTCAACCCTGGTTTAGTGGTTGATGTGTTGAGAAATATACATAACCCTGAATTGGGTGTTAAGTTTTTCATGTGGGCTGGTAGACAAATTGGCTATGTGCATAATGCATCTGTTTATGATGCTTTGTTGGATGTAATAGGGTGTGATGTCCCATTACATTTTGTTCAAGATATAGGAAAAGATGATAGGGAAGTGCTTGGCAAGTTGCTTAATGTGTTGATAAGCAAGTGTTGCAGGAATGGGTTGTGGGATTTAGCATTGCAGGAGCTGGGAAGGCTCAAGAATTTTGGTTACAAGCCCTCGGCGGCCACTTATAGTGCTCTGATTCAGGTGTTTCTGCAAGTAAATAGATTGGAGACTGCATCTTTGATATACAAGGAGATGTCAGCACTTAACTTTAAGATGGACAAGCGTACATTAAATAGCTTTACGCGATCATTGTGCAAAGTGGGTAAATGGAGAGAAGGCCTTGATTTAATTGACAAGGAAGAGTTTGTGCCTGATACAGTGATTTATACTAATATGATTTCAGGATTATGTGAAGGTTCCCTCTTTGAAGAAGCAATGAATTTTCTCAATATAATGCGGACTAGTTCGTGTATCCCTAATCGTGTAACCTATGAAGTTTTGCTTTGTGCACTTTTAAACAGGAAAAAACTTGGTCGTGTCAAGAGAGTTCTTAATCTTATGATTTCTGAAGGTTGTTATCCAGGTCAGAAAATATTTAATTCTCTTGTACATGCATACTGTAGATCAGGAGATTACTGGTATGCCTATAAATTGCTCAAAAAAATGGATGGCTGTGGCTGTAAGCCAGGATACGTAGTTTACAACATATTGATTGGTGGTATTTGTGGCATTGAGGAGTTACCAAGCAAGGATGTGCTAGAATTGGCTGAAGATGTGTATAATGAAATGCTAAATGCAAGACAAGTACTGAATAAAGTCAATGTGGTCAATTTTGCACGATGCCTTTGTGGATTTGGAAAATATGAGGAGGCTTTTAATGTTATTAAAGAAATGATGAGCAAAGGTTTTATACCTGATGTCAGTACATACTCGAAAGTTATTGGTTTTCTTTGTAATGCCTCCAAAGTAGACAAGGCATTCCTGTTGTTCCAAGAAATGATGAGGAATGGAATTATTCCAGATGTTTATACTTACACAATTTTGATTGATAGCTTTTGTAAATCTGGCCTTATTCAACAGGCTCATAATTGGTTTAATGAAATGATTGAAAAGGGTTGTACTCCTAATGTAGTGACTTACACAGCTATTATCCATGCTTACCTCAAGCAAAGGCAAATCTCAGATGCAAATGAGCTCTTTGAATTGATGTTAATGCAAGGATGCGTTCCAAATATTGTCACTTTCACTGCTTTGATTGATGGATACTGTAAAGCTGGACACATAGAGAAGGCTTGCCAGATCTATGCAAGAATGAAGGGGAGTCTAGATACTGCTGAAGTAGAGTCGTACTTCAAGGTTGATCTTGATGGTAATAAGGAGCCAAATGTCGTTACATATGGAGCTATGATTGATGGTTTGTGCAAAGCACATAGGGTGAAAGAAGCTCGCAATCTTTTGGATGTCATGTTAATGGAAGGATGCGAGCCAAATCATATTGTTTATGACGCATTAATTGATGGGCTTTGCAAGGTGGGTAAGCTAGATGATGCGCAAGAGATATTTACCAAAATGTCAGAATGTGGATATAGTCCGAGTGTTTACACATACAGCTCTCTAATTGATAGGCTATTTAAGGATAATCGTTTGGATCTTGCTATAAAAGTCTTGTCTAAAATGCTCGAAAGTTCTTGCCGCCCAAATGTCGTTATATACACAGAGATGGTAGATGGCTTTTGTAAAGTTGGTAAAATAGATGAAGCTTATAAACTTATGTTGATGATGGAAGAAAAGGGGTGTCATCCAAATGTTGTGACCTATACTGCAATGATTGATGGATTTGGCAAAGCTGGAAAAGTGAGTAAGTGTCTTGAACTCATCGAAAGGATGGGTAATAAGGGTTGCGCACCAAATTACATAACCTATTCAGTTGCAATAAAGCATTGTTGTGCTGCAGGACTTTTAGATGAGGCTCTCCAACTTCTTGAGGAAATGAAACAAATAAGTTGGCCGAAACACATGGCCAGCCATCGTAAGGTTATTGAAGGTTTGGAAAGAGAGTACTTAATCAGTCTGGGTCTTTTAGAGGACATGGGCAACAAAAATTCTCTTCCAATTATTCCAGTTTATAGGGTTCTAATTGATAGCTATCAAAAAGCAGGAAGACTTGAATTTGCCGTGGAGCTACTTAAAGAGACTTCATCATCTTTGCCATTTTCAAATCTTGATAAGAAAATGTACTCTTCCTTGATCGAGTGCCTTTCTGTTTCAAACAAAGTTGAATTGGCGTTTGAATTATATGTAGACATGATAAAGAAAGGTGCAGTTCCAGAGCTTACGGACTTTGTTAACCTCATTAAGGGATTAGTAAGCATGAATAGATGGGAGAATGCACTTGAACTCTCCCAGAGCTTGTATTACATG TTACATGCATCGAAATCCACCACCATTCGGCTCCTTTAA